Proteins encoded by one window of Streptomyces sp. LX-29:
- a CDS encoding GntR family transcriptional regulator produces MAYRYEQVAADLRRLISTGALASGARLPAERDLASQYRIGTPTLRRALEALRLDGLIERRHGVGTFVLAAPRRIEYVSSRHWPAQESGARSYTCDGREISVAFVSSRELTADEELATRMGVEKGTPLVEFVYHCQRCGDAAPHAIVHSYQPYDTEATDSPEPMGEGAPREDKAGSWLVQTGVELDHFQEHLSTRMPSESEAITLGVSAGVSLLVIKRKSIDVHGQVVEVADLVMAGDRVTAVYTTPLDGVQRPG; encoded by the coding sequence ATGGCATACCGGTACGAGCAGGTCGCGGCCGATCTCCGTCGACTCATCTCCACCGGCGCGCTCGCCAGCGGGGCACGCCTCCCCGCGGAAAGGGACCTCGCCAGTCAGTACAGGATCGGCACGCCGACCCTGCGGCGCGCCCTCGAAGCGCTTCGGCTCGACGGCCTGATCGAGCGACGCCACGGCGTCGGCACCTTCGTCCTCGCCGCACCCCGCCGGATCGAGTACGTCAGCAGCCGACACTGGCCCGCGCAGGAATCCGGCGCGAGGAGCTACACCTGCGACGGCCGCGAGATCAGCGTCGCCTTCGTCAGCTCCCGCGAGCTGACTGCCGACGAGGAGCTCGCGACCCGCATGGGCGTCGAGAAGGGCACGCCACTGGTGGAGTTCGTCTACCACTGCCAGCGATGCGGCGACGCTGCGCCGCACGCGATCGTGCACTCATACCAGCCGTACGACACCGAGGCCACGGACTCCCCTGAGCCCATGGGCGAGGGAGCACCGAGAGAAGACAAGGCCGGTAGCTGGCTCGTCCAAACGGGTGTGGAGCTCGACCACTTCCAGGAACACCTATCGACTCGCATGCCGTCCGAGTCCGAGGCAATCACTCTCGGCGTCTCAGCAGGCGTGTCCCTACTGGTGATCAAGAGGAAGTCCATCGACGTACATGGCCAGGTGGTGGAGGTCGCCGACCTGGTGATGGCGGGGGACCGCGTCACGGCGGTCTACACCACGCCCTTGGATGGCGTTCAACGTCCAGGCTGA
- a CDS encoding GntR family transcriptional regulator, with protein sequence MPAELPPYLAVADQLRQRVASGEWSPGDRLPSRAQLAQDYAVGDNVVRRAQELLIAQGLLEGRAGSGTYVAEPRERVRMVRSSAREQHGGSPFRADLASLGKDGSWEHRTEAKVPAPAGIAARLGLAPGELCVRTEYEFLLDGKPVQLSTSWEPYALTGGTIVVLPEGGPYAGRGVVERMAAIDVVVSHAVEQPEPRLATADEANLLGVPKGALVTHIQRTYYSEDGRPVETADIVIPAAYSEIVYEIPVR encoded by the coding sequence ATGCCTGCGGAGCTGCCGCCCTATCTCGCCGTCGCCGACCAACTGCGGCAGCGCGTCGCCAGCGGAGAATGGTCGCCCGGCGACCGACTTCCCTCCCGCGCCCAACTCGCGCAGGACTACGCTGTCGGCGACAACGTCGTCCGCCGCGCGCAGGAACTACTCATCGCCCAGGGGCTCCTCGAAGGCCGCGCCGGATCCGGTACCTACGTGGCCGAACCGCGGGAGCGAGTGCGCATGGTCCGGTCCTCGGCCCGCGAACAGCACGGCGGGTCGCCGTTCCGCGCGGACCTGGCCAGCCTGGGCAAGGACGGCTCCTGGGAACATCGAACCGAAGCCAAGGTCCCGGCCCCGGCGGGGATCGCGGCGCGGCTCGGCCTCGCCCCTGGCGAGCTGTGCGTCCGTACGGAGTACGAGTTCCTGCTCGACGGCAAACCCGTGCAGCTGTCGACCAGTTGGGAGCCGTACGCCCTCACCGGCGGCACCATCGTGGTCCTGCCCGAGGGCGGCCCCTACGCCGGCCGCGGTGTGGTCGAGCGCATGGCCGCGATCGACGTGGTGGTCAGCCACGCGGTGGAACAGCCGGAACCGAGGCTCGCTACCGCCGACGAGGCGAATCTCCTGGGCGTGCCGAAGGGTGCCCTCGTGACCCACATCCAGCGGACGTACTACAGCGAGGACGGCCGCCCGGTAGAGACGGCGGACATCGTCATCCCGGCGGCCTACAGCGAGATCGTCTACGAGATCCCCGTCCGATAG